The region CCCGATATCGAAATCTGGCCGTCAGCGCCGGAGCAGTTGGCGATTTTCGAGCATCGCTTAGATCCTTTGGAAGAAAAACGCATGCCAAAAGGGTTCTCTGAAAAGATTGACGCGTGGCGCAGCCGGGAGCACGCGCTGATGATGTATGTCCATCAGGGATTTTTCCTCTCGATGGGGGTGGAGGACTGGCGCCGTTTTCGCGAGGTGATGTATCTGCTGGTGGACGAGCCCGCACTCGTCCGCAACATGATGCGCATACAGGGTGAGTTTGCGGCAAGATTGGCGGACAGGGTGCTCCGGGAGGTGGATGTCGATGCGGCCGTATTCAGCGAACCCATCGGCGGGAACGACCAGCCGCTGTTGTCACCCGCCATGTACGAGGAGATCGTCCTCGAAAGCTATGCGCCGGTTTTCGAGGTCCTGCACCGCCACGATGTCGCCGCCATCATTTTTCAGACGTACGCCAACGCGCGCATACTCATCCCTCTGATTTTGAAATGGGGCTTCAACTGTCTGTGGTCGTGCGAGGCCGAGACCGAGGCGATGGACTACCGCGGCCTGAGGAAAGAATACGGCCGCGATCTGAGGTTGATGGGCGGCATCGACCTGGACGTCATTCGGCTGGGCGAAGCGGCCATCAGGCGGGAACTGGAAACCAAGGTCCCGCCCTTGCTGGCATCCGGCGGGTATGTGCCTCTGGCCGACGGCCGCATGCGTGCGGACATGCCGCTGGCGAACTACCTCTGCTACCGCAAGCTGCTGGAGGAAATCGTCAGGGGTTCCTTTTAGATGAATCATAAAAGTTTGGGCCTATAACCCAAATTAGGCACCCCTCGGCCGGCAGGCTTTTACCTTGTTATTGGTTATAGGTCCGTAAAAGTTTGGTACAAACTTTTATCAGGGCAAAAGAATCGTAGATCCCGTCGTTTTGCGGCCTTCCAGGTCCCGGTGGGCGCGCGAGGCATCGGCCAGCGGATAGGTCTGGTTCACCTTTATGTCGACGGCGCCGGCCTCCACTGCCGCAAACAGATCCTCGGCGTGGGCCAGAAGGTCTTCACGTTCGGCCGTGTAGGTCATGAGGCTCGGTCGCGTGAGAAACAGGGAGCCCTTGGCGGCCAGGATGCCCGTATCCAGAGGCGGCACGGGCCCCGATGACTGGCCGAAGGTGACCATGGTGCCCATCGGCCGCAGGCAGTCCAGGGATTTCATGAAGGTGGCCTGACCCACGGAATCATAAACCACGTCAACCCCCCTGCCGGCGGTGATTTCCCTGACGCTGGCGGCAACATCCTCTTTTTCGTAAAGAATAGGGTGAAGACAGCCGTTGGCCCGGGCTTTTTCGGCTTTTTCCCGGGATCCTACCGTTCCGATCACCGTGGCACCGAGATGGTTGGCCCATTGGGAAACGATCGACCCCACCCCTCCGGAGACGGCATGGATGAGGATGGTGTCCCCCTTTTTTACAGGATAACAGCTGCGGATCAGGTAGCGTGCGGTCATGCCTTTCAGCATCATCGCGGCCCCGGTTTCAAACGAGATGGCCTCCGGCAACTTGACCAGGCGGTGGGCCGGGATACAGCGCGCCTGGGAATAGGCCCCGGGAGGAACACCGGCATAGGCGACACGGTCGCCCTCCTGAAATTCGGTTACGCCGGGACCGATTGCCTCCACGACTCCCGAGGCCTCCAGCCCGGGCGTAGCGGGCAGGGAGGGCAGGGGATAAAGACCGGTTCGGTGGTAGACATCGATAAAATTGAGCCCCACGGCCCGGTGACGGACGAGCACTTCCCCCTCGCCGGGCTCTCCCGTCTCATGGGGTTCCCATTTCAGGGCCTCGGGGCCCCCGTTTTCATATATTCGAATGGCATGGTTCATGGTGTGGGCCTCCATATTTGCAGAATCCATATATTACCTAAATTGAACTTAGGTATTAATATAATTATCGGCATAGCCATATGCAACTATGGGATCAATAGGGGCGGCATCGGTTATTTTTTACCTAAACGATGAGGGAGACCGGCTTTCACTGGTATCGACCCTTTCAAGCACTACCCGGGTGGCGTTGAACCGCGGCCCGGATCCGATGGCCTGGGGCGTGCCGTCCACGATGCGGTTCTGCGGCCTGCCGTCGAGATCCAGCATTTCACGCGGCGACCACAACACATCTTCAGGGACACGCTCCGACAGCCGCGCCTTCAGAACGATGCTGCCGACGGCGCTTTTCAATGCAACCCGTTGCCCGGCCTCGATGTTCAGCCTGGAGGCCGTTCGGGGATGTATATCGACCACCGCCGGTATGGGGCCGTAAACCTCCTGGAACTGGGTGTGGGTGTACTCGGGGACGGCGCTGGTGATGTAGGTGAAGGAGGCGTCCCCTGAAGGCAGTTCGGCTTGACGCGGCAGGGGCGCATGGCCTGCTTCTTCGGCCATGGTGGACCAGAACTCGATCTTTCCCGAAGGTGTCCGGTATTCCCCCGGGGGCAGGCGTTTGAATCGGAGGCGTCGACCCTTCAGGAGGTCTTGAAAGCATCCGGACTCGAAGGCGTTTGCCATTACCTCCTGCAGGGCGTCCACGGGGTCCTGATAGAGCCAGTCCTCACCCAGCCGCAGCTTCTCTGCAAGCGTCTGCATAACCCATATTTCGCTTCGGCTGTCGTTGACGGGATCGATCACGCTTTTGGAAAAACTGACCAGGGGATGGGTGTCGGAAATGATGAGGTCGTCCTTTTCCAGGAAAGTGGGCGCCGGCAAAACGGCGTCGGCCATTCGGGCGGTGCGTGTCCAGTGGGTTTCGTGGACCGCCAGAAAGAGGTCGTCCCGGCCGACCCCCCGGTCGAAGGCCTGCAGGTTGGGGATGGTCAGGGCCGGGTTCATGCCGCTGACGAAGACGAACTTGAAACGCCCGCTGTCGAGTTCGTCGGCCAGGGCCACCTGGCTGACGGAACCGGCCGGAACGGTTGCCTGGCGTTCGCCTTTCAGAGACGGCATGTCTACATCGTAGGCGCCGCCGTTGCCGTAAAAAAATCCTCTTTCCGCTCCCAGGAGCGCCGGGATGAAGGCGACCGCTCTGGCCTGGTCCGCGCCGCCCGAGCGCTTCTGCAGGCCGAAGCCGATCATGGTCGCCGCCGGTCTCAAGCGCTTGTAGAGATCACTCAGGGCTTTCAGTTTGTCCGGTTCGACGCCGCAGAACCGTGCGACCCTCCCGGGATCCCACTTCCCGGCGGCCCGTTTCAAGGCGTCGAAACCGGTTGTCCTGTTTGTGACGAAGGTTTCATCGATGCCCTGATCGGCAATCAATCGATTGATGACACCATAGGCCAGGGCGACATCCGATCCCGGCCTGACCCGGATCCAGAGATCCGCCTTTCCGGCCGTGAGGGTTTCGATGGGGTCGACGACGACGATTCTGGCACCCGCCTGCCTGCGCGCCTGCCGCGCCAGGCTGAAGAGATGCGGCGAGCTAACGGCGGCGTTGTGGCCCCAGAAAACGATGAGCTGCATGCGGGGCAGCTCCAGGGGGTCGAGCCCGTAGCTGCTGCCGTAGTGGTAGGCCAGGCCGGTGTGTCCGGATTTGCTGCAAAGGGCGCCGTCCGAAAAAGTGGCCCCCAGGGCCCGCCAGAGCCGTTGCGGGTAGGAATAGGTCAAAAGGCCCGTGTTGCCGGCATATTGCAGGAAAAGAACACGTTGCGGCCCGTGGTCATTCAGGGCGGTGCGTAATTTCCCGGCAATGTGTGCCGTGGCCGTTTCCCATGTGCAGGGGTTCAACACCGAATCGTTGCGTATGCAGGGGGTGTCGACACGGTTGTTCAGGAGACGCACGTGGTCCTTTGCGCTGCGGGGGCAGGTGAGGCCCCTGGTCAGCGGATGACCGGGGTCACCTTGAATCTTGGTGATTCTCCGGTCTGCATCGAGATGGGCCAGAAGGGAGCAGGTGTCGTAACAGTCACGGGCACAAACGGTTTTCTTTATCATTTTTAGGTAGTGTTTTGTGGGTTGTGTTTGGTGTCGCTGGTGGCGATGCGGCTTTCCTTTTTTGGACGGCCCGCAGCTGGTTACATGTCCTTCAACAGGGTGACGATCGCCCTGCCGAATTCACGCACCCGCCACCGGCGGATGCCTTCCACGCTCTGCATCTGCCGGACGGACCTGGGGTGTTTTTTTGCGATATCGCAGATCAACATTTTCGTCAGCACCAGCGACGGGTCGATGCCCAGTTGCTCCGCTTTGGCATCCCGCCACAGCTTGATCTCCCTGATGCGGTTGGAAACCGCCGGCTTCAAGCTGGGCAACCTTTTGCGGGGATAGACGGGGTGCTGATCCGCGGGCAGCTTCAGGGCGGTTTTGATCACCTTCACGATTTCCGATCCGTATTGTCCGGCCTGTTTGGCGCTCAAGGCGCTGGTCGCCTGCAGCTGCTTCTTGCTGGTTGGCTTTTTGCCGGCGAGTGTCAGCAGGGTTGCATTGCCGATGGTTTTGAAAAGAGGCCTGTCCTTGGCTTTGGCAACGCTTTTGCGGTACTGGAGCAGGGCTTCCAGTACGGCCAGATCCCCCGGCTTCAGACGGCCGGCGCCCTTGAAATTCAAAAACAGGGGCTGGCCGTGGTTGGCCGCCGGCCTTACCCTGCTCAGCCACTCGCACTCTTCCTTCACCCAGGCAAGGCGTTTTTTCCCGCGGAGTTCCTTTTCCAGCTCCCTTGAAAGCGGCACCAGGAAACACGCATCCCTGGCGGCATAGGCCAGCATGTGCTCCGGCAGAGGCCGCTGCGACCAGTCTTTTTTCTGGTAGCGTTTGTCCAGGACGACGTTGAAGCGGCTGTTGAGCACGGCTTCCAGGCCGGTTTGCTGAATGCCCAGAAAACGGCTGGCAAGCTGGGTGTCGAAAAGATTGCTGACGTTGATGTTGAAATCCCTGAAGAGCGAACGAACATCATAATCCCCCCCGTGAAACACCTTTTTTATCCGCTTGTTTTCGAACAGGGGCTTGAGGGGTTTCATGTCGGGTATTTTCAGGGGGTCGAGGAGGAAGGTTTCCCGTTCCGTGGCCATTTGTATCAGGCAGATCTTTTCGCGGTAGTGGAACATGGAATCCATTTCCATATCGACGCCGACGGCGTTTTTGTTTTTCAAACGGTCCAGCATCGTTCGAAGTTCACGGGTGGTCGTGACCCACTGGTAGGCTGGTGACGATTTTTCTTTTTGCTTGACCATATACTGTTATTACCTTAACTTGTGTCCATCCGCAGATGGCGAATCGATACGGTTTTTCATCTTGTACAACCGGCTGGTTCCTATTTAAATTTTCAGGCCTTTGCGTCCTCGATGCCCTTGTGGTCTGATTGAGCGCGGCCCAAAGGCGAAACGATTTACGGTGAACGACGATGATCAACATAACACTTCCCGACAACAGCATAAAGTCTTTTGATAAGGCGCCCACAGGGCTCGATGTCGCCATGAGCATCTCCGAAGGGCTGGCAAGAAACTGTGTGGCCATGGAGTTGAACGGGACACTGGTGGACTTGAACCGTACCATCGAAGCGGACGCCAAGGTCCGGCTGATAACCACCAGAGACGAGGAGGGCCTGGAAATACTCAGGCACAG is a window of Deltaproteobacteria bacterium DNA encoding:
- a CDS encoding quinone oxidoreductase → MNHAIRIYENGGPEALKWEPHETGEPGEGEVLVRHRAVGLNFIDVYHRTGLYPLPSLPATPGLEASGVVEAIGPGVTEFQEGDRVAYAGVPPGAYSQARCIPAHRLVKLPEAISFETGAAMMLKGMTARYLIRSCYPVKKGDTILIHAVSGGVGSIVSQWANHLGATVIGTVGSREKAEKARANGCLHPILYEKEDVAASVREITAGRGVDVVYDSVGQATFMKSLDCLRPMGTMVTFGQSSGPVPPLDTGILAAKGSLFLTRPSLMTYTAEREDLLAHAEDLFAAVEAGAVDIKVNQTYPLADASRAHRDLEGRKTTGSTILLP
- a CDS encoding molybdopterin-dependent oxidoreductase, which translates into the protein MIKKTVCARDCYDTCSLLAHLDADRRITKIQGDPGHPLTRGLTCPRSAKDHVRLLNNRVDTPCIRNDSVLNPCTWETATAHIAGKLRTALNDHGPQRVLFLQYAGNTGLLTYSYPQRLWRALGATFSDGALCSKSGHTGLAYHYGSSYGLDPLELPRMQLIVFWGHNAAVSSPHLFSLARQARRQAGARIVVVDPIETLTAGKADLWIRVRPGSDVALAYGVINRLIADQGIDETFVTNRTTGFDALKRAAGKWDPGRVARFCGVEPDKLKALSDLYKRLRPAATMIGFGLQKRSGGADQARAVAFIPALLGAERGFFYGNGGAYDVDMPSLKGERQATVPAGSVSQVALADELDSGRFKFVFVSGMNPALTIPNLQAFDRGVGRDDLFLAVHETHWTRTARMADAVLPAPTFLEKDDLIISDTHPLVSFSKSVIDPVNDSRSEIWVMQTLAEKLRLGEDWLYQDPVDALQEVMANAFESGCFQDLLKGRRLRFKRLPPGEYRTPSGKIEFWSTMAEEAGHAPLPRQAELPSGDASFTYITSAVPEYTHTQFQEVYGPIPAVVDIHPRTASRLNIEAGQRVALKSAVGSIVLKARLSERVPEDVLWSPREMLDLDGRPQNRIVDGTPQAIGSGPRFNATRVVLERVDTSESRSPSSFR
- a CDS encoding HRDC domain-containing protein, with product MVKQKEKSSPAYQWVTTTRELRTMLDRLKNKNAVGVDMEMDSMFHYREKICLIQMATERETFLLDPLKIPDMKPLKPLFENKRIKKVFHGGDYDVRSLFRDFNINVSNLFDTQLASRFLGIQQTGLEAVLNSRFNVVLDKRYQKKDWSQRPLPEHMLAYAARDACFLVPLSRELEKELRGKKRLAWVKEECEWLSRVRPAANHGQPLFLNFKGAGRLKPGDLAVLEALLQYRKSVAKAKDRPLFKTIGNATLLTLAGKKPTSKKQLQATSALSAKQAGQYGSEIVKVIKTALKLPADQHPVYPRKRLPSLKPAVSNRIREIKLWRDAKAEQLGIDPSLVLTKMLICDIAKKHPRSVRQMQSVEGIRRWRVREFGRAIVTLLKDM